A genomic region of Friedmanniella luteola contains the following coding sequences:
- a CDS encoding heat shock protein transcriptional repressor HspR — MAAELPQRIDHDAPVFVISVAAQLAGMHPQTLRTYDRIGLVQPRRTAKRGRRYSARNIAQLRLIQRLSQDEGINLEGIRRILAMQDEIDTLRVQVAQLDELLALARAAASGTRVFTADPTGDVRLGAAAARRRPAPRAITAR, encoded by the coding sequence GTGGCAGCAGAGCTCCCGCAGCGGATCGACCACGACGCGCCCGTCTTCGTGATCTCGGTCGCGGCCCAGCTGGCCGGCATGCACCCGCAGACCCTGCGGACCTACGACCGGATCGGCCTCGTCCAGCCGCGGCGGACCGCCAAGCGCGGCCGCCGCTACTCGGCCCGCAACATCGCCCAGCTGCGGCTGATCCAGCGGCTCAGCCAGGACGAGGGCATCAACCTCGAGGGCATCCGCCGGATCCTGGCGATGCAGGACGAGATCGACACGCTCCGGGTCCAGGTCGCGCAGCTCGACGAGCTGCTCGCCCTGGCCCGGGCCGCCGCGTCGGGGACCCGGGTGTTCACCGCGGACCCGACCGGCGACGTCCGGCTGGGCGCCGCGGCGGCCCGGCGGCGGCCGGCTCCGCGGGCGATCACCGCCCGGTGA
- the dnaJ gene encoding molecular chaperone DnaJ — MSTKDWIEKDFYKVLGVAKDAKPEDIKKAYRQLARENHPDQNPGNPEAERRFKEVSEANDVLSSESKRKEYDEARRLFGGGGFRFPRSGGAGAGGGSVDDLFRQAGDTGFSDLFGGLFNGAGGTRTATTRTSSSRGPRRGSDVEGEVTVDFVQAIEGVTVGMQMVSDAACVQCHGTGAKAGTVPKVCPTCEGSGMQTSTSGGVFAVTEPCRDCRGRGMVVDDPCPVCHGSGRGKSTRTMQVRIPAGVTDGQRIRLKGKGGAGENGGAAGDLYVVVHVRPHPVFGRKGDNLTLTAPVTFNEAALGAEIEVPTLGGAPVKLRVPAGTPNGRTFRVRGKGVGKRDGSKGDLLVSVEVTVPEALNEKAKEALSSYGEAVGASNPRAKLFS; from the coding sequence GTGAGCACGAAGGACTGGATCGAGAAGGACTTCTACAAGGTCCTGGGGGTGGCGAAGGACGCCAAGCCCGAGGACATCAAGAAGGCCTACCGGCAGCTGGCCCGGGAGAACCACCCGGACCAGAACCCCGGCAACCCCGAGGCCGAGCGGCGCTTCAAGGAGGTGTCCGAGGCCAACGACGTGCTGTCGAGCGAGAGCAAGCGCAAGGAGTACGACGAGGCCCGGCGGCTGTTCGGCGGGGGTGGGTTCCGCTTCCCGCGGAGCGGCGGCGCCGGCGCGGGCGGGGGGTCGGTGGACGACCTGTTCCGCCAGGCCGGCGACACCGGCTTCTCCGACCTGTTCGGCGGCCTGTTCAACGGGGCGGGTGGGACGCGGACCGCGACCACGCGCACGTCCAGCAGCCGCGGGCCCCGACGGGGCAGCGACGTCGAGGGCGAGGTGACCGTCGACTTCGTCCAGGCGATCGAGGGCGTCACCGTCGGCATGCAGATGGTCTCCGACGCCGCGTGCGTGCAGTGCCACGGCACCGGCGCGAAGGCCGGCACGGTGCCCAAGGTGTGCCCCACCTGCGAGGGCAGCGGCATGCAGACCTCGACCTCGGGTGGCGTCTTCGCCGTCACCGAGCCCTGCCGCGACTGCCGCGGCCGGGGCATGGTCGTCGACGACCCGTGCCCGGTCTGCCACGGCTCCGGCCGGGGCAAGTCCACCCGCACCATGCAGGTCCGGATCCCGGCGGGCGTCACCGACGGCCAGCGGATCCGGCTCAAGGGCAAGGGTGGCGCCGGTGAGAACGGCGGGGCGGCGGGCGACCTCTACGTCGTCGTGCACGTCCGCCCGCACCCGGTGTTCGGCCGCAAGGGCGACAACCTGACGCTCACCGCGCCGGTCACCTTCAACGAGGCCGCGCTGGGCGCCGAGATCGAGGTGCCGACGCTCGGCGGCGCCCCCGTCAAGCTGCGCGTGCCGGCCGGCACGCCCAACGGGCGCACCTTCCGGGTGCGCGGCAAGGGCGTCGGCAAGCGGGACGGCAGCAAGGGCGACTTGCTGGTCTCCGTCGAGGTGACGGTGCCCGAGGCGCTCAACGAGAAGGCGAAGGAAGCCCTGTCCAGCTACGGCGAGGCCGTCGGGGCGTCCAACCCCCGGGCCAAGCTGTTCAGCTGA
- the grpE gene encoding nucleotide exchange factor GrpE — protein sequence MSDDQHDGPQGPTVRDRRRIDPETFEVREPQSAAAPAPEAPAAPEPGLPDEQVEQLQTALAERTADLQRLQAEYVNYKRRVDRDRDLTRKVALEGFVKDLLPVLDDVRSAREHGELAGAFKAVGEQVERITTRHGLESFGAKGDPFDPHIHEALMQVPAEGVDGPTCVEILQPGYRIGERVLRPARVAVGEPVEGSAAPVVEQTTDTGAGTPAADAEQ from the coding sequence ATGAGCGACGACCAGCACGACGGCCCGCAGGGGCCGACCGTGCGCGACCGGCGCCGCATCGACCCGGAGACCTTCGAGGTCCGGGAGCCGCAGTCCGCTGCGGCTCCCGCCCCGGAGGCCCCGGCCGCTCCGGAGCCGGGTCTCCCGGACGAGCAGGTCGAGCAGCTGCAGACGGCGCTGGCCGAGCGGACCGCTGACCTGCAGCGGCTGCAGGCCGAGTACGTGAACTACAAGCGGCGCGTCGACCGCGACCGCGACCTGACCCGCAAGGTGGCGCTCGAGGGGTTCGTCAAGGACCTGCTGCCGGTGCTGGACGACGTCCGCTCCGCCCGCGAGCACGGCGAGCTGGCCGGGGCCTTCAAGGCCGTCGGCGAGCAGGTCGAGCGGATCACCACCCGGCACGGCCTCGAGAGCTTCGGGGCCAAGGGCGACCCGTTCGACCCGCACATCCACGAGGCCCTGATGCAGGTGCCGGCGGAGGGTGTCGACGGACCGACCTGCGTCGAGATCCTGCAGCCCGGCTACCGGATCGGCGAGCGGGTGCTGCGTCCGGCCCGCGTCGCGGTGGGCGAGCCCGTGGAGGGCTCGGCCGCCCCGGTCGTGGAGCAGACCACCGACACCGGCGCGGGCACCCCTGCGGCCGATGCGGAGCAGTGA